One Bacilli bacterium PM5-9 genomic region harbors:
- a CDS encoding 23S rRNA pseudouridine2605 synthase (product_source=KO:K06178; cath_funfam=3.10.290.10,3.30.70.1560; cog=COG1187; ko=KO:K06178; pfam=PF00849,PF01479; smart=SM00363; superfamily=55120; tigrfam=TIGR00093), translating to MERLQKVIAQSGICSRRKAEQLIVDGKVKVNGDVVCELGTKVIDSDIIIVDNKKIKREKKEYYLLFKPKSIISSTTDEHSRETVVDIIETDARIYPVGRLDYDTTGLIILTNDGEFANKMMHPSSKVKKGYIAFVDGLIGAEQIKKLEQGVLIDNKMTKKAKAKILHKDFKQEKSKVRLIISEGKNHQVKRMFEAVGLKVRKLHRETYGSLNLNGLVPGEYRKLKRSEVEDLLTLAKGDLLEYKPK from the coding sequence CAAAGTGGAATTTGTTCAAGAAGAAAAGCAGAACAACTTATTGTTGATGGTAAAGTAAAAGTTAATGGTGATGTTGTATGTGAACTTGGAACAAAAGTAATTGATAGTGATATTATTATCGTTGATAATAAAAAAATAAAAAGAGAAAAAAAAGAATACTATTTATTGTTTAAACCAAAATCAATAATAAGTTCAACTACTGATGAACATAGTAGAGAAACTGTTGTTGATATAATTGAAACTGATGCGAGAATTTATCCTGTTGGACGACTTGATTATGATACTACAGGGTTGATTATTTTAACAAATGATGGTGAGTTTGCTAATAAAATGATGCATCCATCATCAAAAGTAAAAAAAGGTTATATTGCATTTGTTGATGGTTTAATTGGTGCTGAACAAATAAAGAAATTAGAACAAGGTGTTTTAATTGATAATAAAATGACTAAAAAAGCAAAAGCTAAAATTTTACATAAAGATTTTAAACAAGAAAAATCAAAGGTAAGATTAATTATTAGTGAAGGAAAAAATCATCAAGTTAAAAGAATGTTTGAAGCAGTTGGCTTAAAAGTAAGAAAATTACATAGAGAAACATATGGAAGTTTAAATTTGAATGGTTTAGTTCCAGGAGAATATCGTAAATTAAAACGTAGTGAAGTTGAAGATTTATTAACATTAGCTAAAGGCGATTTATTAGAATATAAACCAAAGTAA